A segment of the Superficieibacter sp. HKU1 genome:
ATTTAACCATCTTGCGCATTGACTTCTTCCTTATTCGATAAACGGCCATGAATGGCTCATGACCCTATCTTAACACAACCGCAACGCCGAACCTTTAACCCGCCTGCAATGCGGAGAAATCAGATTTATCCGTCAGCCTTTTCAACAGGATATTCAGCACCACGCCGTACATCGGCAGGAAGAAAATCAGGCTGATGAGTACTTTGAAACTGTAATCAACCAGCGCGATCTCTACCCAGTGCGTCGCCATAAAGGGATCGGAACTGCGCCAGAAGGCGATGAAGAAGAAGGCGAGGGTATCGCTGACGTTACCGAACAGCGTCGAGGCGGTCGGTGCCATCCACCAGCGATGGTTTTGCCGCAGGCGGTTGAAGACGTGTACGTCAAGGATCTGCCCCAGCGCGTAGGCCATAAAGCTTGCCGCGGCGATACGGGCGACGAACAGGTTAAAGTGCGCCAGCGCGCCGAATCCCTGCCACTCGCCCATATAAAACAGGGAGGAAATAACGTAGGACGCCAGCAGCGCCGGAACCATAACCGCAAAGATAATGCGTCGTGCCAGCGGTGCGCCGAAAATACGCACGGTCAGGTCGGTTGCCAGAAAGATAAACGGAAAGCTAAACGCGCCCCAGGTGGTATGGAAACCGAAAATCGAGATCGGCAACTGCACCAGATAGTTACTGGAGATGATCACCAGCAGGTGAAAAAGCGATAGCCAGACCAGCGCCTTCATGCGCTGAGCGGAGGTAAACTGCATCATGTTGTGACCTTTTTAGTGGTTGGGGTGAGGGAACCCAATGAAAACCGCCGCATGATACTGCTTTGGCCGCGCTTTGCAACGGTTGTTTTTCACGCAATCGTTAACCTGACTTGCGTCACAAAAAAGGCGGCGTAAACTATCGCCGTTTTGAATAACGCGAGATGACCATGACCGATTCGTTTTCGACTGCCGACCATACCCTTGATGCACTGGGCCTTCGCTGCCCGGAGCCCGTCATGATGGTGCGTAAAACCGTGCGTAATATGCAGGTGGGTGAAACGCTGGCGATTGTTGCCGACGATCCGGCGACAACCCGCGATATTCCAGGGTTTTGTACGTTTATGGAGCATGAGCTGGTGGCGCAGGAAACCGGCTCGTTGCCGTATCGGTATTTGATTCGCAAAGGGCATTAATTCAGCCTGCGGATACACGTTATACCGTGGAATGATGCCTGGCGGCGCTGCGCTTGCCTACAGGTGGCAAATAACCTGTAGGCCGGGTAAGGCGAAGCCGCCACCCGGCAAACGATGCACCCAAAACTACGCTTTGCTCCGGCACATCAGAGTACCGCGTCGCCTGGCGAAAGCCATCTCCGCCTCGTCCGGCCAGACCGCCTTCAAACGCTGCACCGCAGTTATAATCTCGTTTTCACTAATGCCCGCAAAACCAAGGATCAGCCCGTAGTGGTTGTCATCTTCGGTGGCGTGCGGCAGCCAGAGAGAGCTTAACGGCGTTATTTCAATGTTGGCGGCAAGCGCACGCGCGACCAGCAACTGCTCCTGCTCAGCCGATGTGAGGCGCACCGTCACCTGAAGCCCCGATGAAACTTCCGGCATGTCGCCGATATGCAATAACTGCGCGCGCCAGGCGGTGAGCAGCGCATCGCGGCGCGCCCGGCTCACTTTGCGCATTTTACGGATATGCGGCTGAAAATGCCCTTCGGCGATAAAATCAGCCATTACGCGCTGATCGTTCATCGGCGGCTGGCGCGTGGAAAGCGTGCGTAATAATGTCAGTTTATCCGCCAGCTGCGGCGGGGCGATCAGATAGCCCAGGCGCAGGCCGGGATACATGACTTTTGAAAACGAACCGATATATATCACCCGGTGGCTTTCATCCAGCGCCGCCAGCGGCATCAGCGGCGTGCCGTTATAGCGGTATTCGCCGTCGTAATCATCCTCAATGATCCACGCCTGACGTTCAGTCGCCCAGTTGAGCAATTCCAGCCGCCGTGACAGTGACATCGTGACACCCAGCGGGTACTGGCAGGAGGGACACACATAGGCCATCTTCGCTCTCGGGATCGCCGCCAGCCCTTGCGTCATCATTCCTTCATCGTCCACACCCAGCGGATTGATGTGAACCCCAAGGCAGGAAAATGCGCCCGCGGCCGCCCAGTAGCAGGGATTTTCTATCACCACTTCATCGCCGGTATTTAACAGCATGGCGGCGCAGACCATGATGGCCTGCTGCGCGCCCAGCGTCACCAGCACCTGGGCAGGATCGCATTTTAACCCACGAGCATTGCGCAGATAGTTGGCAATCAGTTCCCGGAGCTGTTTATCCCCGGCCGGATCGCCATACCCCATATAGGCAACCGGCTCGCGCCGCCAGAAGCGGTTTTGCAGCCGTGACCAGGTCTCAAACGGGAAACAGTCCAGCGCCGGCAGGCCAATACGAAACGCCCGCGGCTGATCGGTGTGGACAACATGACGGTTAAAGCGGGCGGCGATAGCAAGATTCATCCCGTCATGTAGCGGAGCGTCGGAAGGCAGCGCCGGCAGAATGCCGTGGGCAGATTTGGCCTTGTGCATCAGTGTGATATACGTGCCATCGCCGGTTCGCGTCTCCAGCAGACCGTCAGCGCACAGCCGTTCATAGGCGATGATGGCCGTGTTGCGCGAGATGTTGAGCATGGTCGCCAGTTCACGCGTTGCGGGCAGCTTGCTCCCGCCGCTTTCCGGCTGGCTTATAATGAGTTCACGAAGCGCCAGATAAAGCTGCTGGCTTCTTTTTCGGCCAGGTGCAAGCGTGATGCCGGTAAGTTCAAAAGGCAGGGGCGTCGTCAAAATTGGTACCTTAATATTGCCGGTTTTTGGTTCTTTTATACGCCAAACAAGCGGCCTAGCATAGCGCCACTCTTATTCTTCTCCCTTACATCGAAGGCAAAGATATGACGACCGATGCTATCGTAATCTATCAGGCTAAAAAAATTATCACCATGTGCCCCTCGCTGCCGGAAGCCACGCACGTTGCGGTACGCGGTGATCGGATCCTGAGCGTGGGATCGCTTGAAGAACTGGAAGGGTTCGGCGACTATACGCTGGATACCACGTTCGCTGACAAAGTGCTGATGCCGGGCCTTATTGAAGCGCACTCGCACGCCACCGGCGGCGGCATGTGGCAATTCCCTTACGTGGGCTACTACGATCGCCCGGATTATACCGGCAAGGTCTGGAAGGGCTGCCGTTCGTTTGACGACGTTGTCGCCACGCTACAGGCGATTGAGCGGACCATGACCGATCCGAACGAGCCGCTGATCGCCTGGGGCGTCGATCCTATCTATTTCGGCAGCGAAAAGCTGGGCCGCGAGCATCTCGATCGCGTCTCCACGACTCGCCCGGTTGCCGTTATCCACATGAGCATTCACCTGATGGGCGCGAATACCGCTGCGCTGCATGACTGCGGTATTTTCGATGACTGTACCATTGAAGGCGTCGTGAAGAATGCCGACGGCACCCTGCACGGTGAGCTGGTCGAATTCGCCGCAATGGGCCCCATCCTGAACAAATATGGTTTCTGGGACGCGTTAACGACGGAAACCGCTATTCGCAATTTTGGCCAGGAAGCCTTCCGCGCGGGCTGCACCAGCGCGGCAGATATGGGTCTGACGGATTTTAACAACCCTGAGCTGGCCGCTAACTATATCCGCATGACGCGTGAGAACAGCTTCCCGATCCGCCTGCTGGTCGCTTACGGCCCTCCGTTTGTGAAAAAACCGTTTGTGGAAGCCGTCGAGTTTGCTGCTGACATGATGAAGCACGGTCATGAGAAGATGATATTCGGACCGATGAAGATCTTCCTCGATGGCTCCATTCAGGGTGGCTCCGGGCGTATGCTCTCGCCGGGCTACTATAAAACCGGCGCAAACGGCGCGTGGAACGCCACGCCGGAGCAGGTTGATCAGCAGGTTTATGAAATCATGTCCCGCGGCTATCAGGTGCACTGCCATTGCAACGGCGATGAAGCCTCGGAAGCCTTTATTCAGGCGGTTGAAAAGACGTTAAACCGTATCCCGGCGGCAAACCATCGCGCGACCATGCAACATGCGCAAATGCTGCGCGAAGATCAGTTTAAGCGTATCAAGTCGCTGGGGATGTGCGTGAATTTCTTCAGTAACCATATCTACTACTGGGGCGACCAGCACTACGCGAAAACGATGGGACCGGAGCGTGCTAACCGGATGGATGCCTGCGGCAGCGCCGTGCGCCATCAAATTCCCTTTGCGTTCCACAGCGACTGCGGCATTACCCCGGTCAATCCGCTGTTTACCGGCTGGTGCGCGGTTAACCGCGTGACCGCCAGCGGCCGCGTGTTGGGCGAGCGTGAGAAGATTAGCGTCGCCGATGCGCTGCACGCGATGACCGTGGGCGCAGCCTACACCATGAAGCTGGATCACCTGATCGGCAGTATCGAATGCGGCAAATATGCCGACTTCACCGTGCTTGAGCAGGACCCGTTAGCCGTTGAGCCAATGAAGCTGAAAGATATCGGCGTATGGGGCACCGTCCTCGGCGGTCGGGTACAGCCTATTCCTCGTTAACGTTAATGTGCAGGTGAGATCCTCATCAGAGACCGCTGACAACGTGGGTGTTTCCCCGTGTTCCACGGACGGTTTGTCATCAACCTCAGATGGGATCCTCACCTGTACTACTTTTTATCCCTTTTCCGGCCTGGCGGCTGGCGGGTTTCTTTTGCTTTTAAAAAGGTCATAACGATGTCTTCTTTTGTCTCTCCTTCGGCGTCGCGTGATGCTGACGCAACGACGGCGATGAAATGGCTACCGTTGCTGGTACTGTGTCTGGCCCAGCTTTCCACCTCCGGCGACAATGCGACGCTCAGCATTGCGACCGGCGCGCTGGTCGCCGACCTCCATGCGTCGATGGATTTAGTGAATATTGCGAACGCCATGTATTCCCTGGCTGCCGGTTCGTTAATGGTGGCGGCCGGGATGATCGGCCTGATCGTCGGCTGGAAAAAAACGTTTCGTATCGGCTGCGGGCTGCTGTTTTTAGCGGAGTTGACCGCGTATTTTTCACCGAATATGGAAGTGTTTACCTACGGTGCACGTCTGCTTTCCGGGGTCGGCGGCAGCTTTATGATCCCGTCGGTACTGGGGATTATCGCCAGTAACTACAAAGGTCCGCAGCAGGCCGTCGCGTTTGGCGCGATTGGCGCGGCGAGCGGCGTCTCGTTTGCCGCTGGGCCGATTATCTGTGGGCTGCTGGTCGATCATCTGGGATGGCGCGCCGCCTTCGCGGCCATTGCCGGGCTATGCATTGTTATTTTCGCCGGATCGTTCCTGGTGCCGACGCCTGCGAAGCCCGAGCGCAAAGTGACCTTCGATCTGCCGGGCGTCCTGTTGACGGTTATCGGTCTGTTCAGCCTGATCCTCGGTTTCCTGAAAGTCTCAAGCTGGGGGCTTATCACGCCGTTTAACGCGCCGTTCACCGTGATGGGGATTTCTCCTGCGCCGGTACTGGTGGTGTTCGGCCTGATCGTGCTGGCCATTATGCTGAAGTGGGAGCGTTATCGGGAAGAGAAAGTGGGCAGCGCGCTGATCCCGCTCTCGTTCCTGCGCACGCCTCAGGTGCGTAACGGCCTGTATCTGACCGCCTTTATTTTCCTGGCGTACGGCTCCGGCATCTTTGTTACCGTCAGCTTTGTCCAGGTGGTTGCCGGACTTAACGGCATCGAGACCGGGCTGTTAATTCTGCCTTTTGCGCTGGGCGTAGTGATTTTCTCGCTGGGCCTGCCGGTGGTGTATAAAAACGCGAACCCGAAACGGATGTGCCAGCTGGCGCTGCTGATTGGCACGCTGGGCTCGGTGCTCTGTATTTTCGGCTTTGAGCCGTCGGATTTCAGCTTTATTGTGCCCGTCGGGATGTGCCTGATCGGCGTGAGCATGGGCATTGTTTCAGCCTACTCCAGCTATATTGTTACCAGCGGCCTGCCTTCGCGTGACGCCCAGCAGTCCGGCGGCGTGCAGGCGACATCGCGTAACGTTGGCCAGGCGATTGGCGTTGCGGTCTGCGGCATGGTGATGCTTACGGCCATTACCATGAGCGTGCAGGATGCGGCGCGTAGCGATACGCAACTGAGCAGCGATACGCGCACGAAAGTTGCCGATATCACCGTTATTCCGTATCTGAGCGACAGCGCCTTTTCGAAGCTGATGCTGGATCACGGCATTAATCAGACGGACGTTGCGCCTCTGACCACGGTGTATAAAACGGCGCGTTTAAATGCGACCCGCGCGGGAATGGTGGCGACAGCGATCATGACGCTGCTGTTCCTGTTTGGCACGCGCAATCTGCCGACCCGGACCAAGGGAAACCAGAACGATGATGCTTCTGACGATAAGAAAAAAACGGCCGTTCGCTAAGCGAGCCCCGGCTTTACTGCATAAAGCTTATCAGCGCTAAGTTTGCCAACGCGTACCTTCTTTGAGGAGGTGCGCGTTTCGCGTTTTTATCTCCCAGGAGAATTGACTATGAGCACGCCGTCAAGCAAGACCCCATGCACGCTCTGGCTACCGCTTTTTATCCTTTGCCTGGCGCAGTTTCTGGCTTCTGCCGACAACGTGACGTTAAGCATCGCGACGGGGAGTTTGATGCGGGAACTGAACGCCAGCATGACGCAAATCAGCGCGGCCAATACGCTGTATCCGCTGGTCGCCGGAACCTTTATGATCGCCGGGGGAATGTTGGGCAGCGTGATTGGCTGGTTAAAAACGTTTCGTATTGGCTGCCTGATTTACCTGGTAGCGGAACTCTGCGCCACCCTCTCTCCCTCCATCACGGTTTTTATCTGGATCGCGCGCCTGCTGGCAGGCGTGGGCGGGAGTTTTATGATC
Coding sequences within it:
- the tusA gene encoding sulfurtransferase TusA is translated as MTDSFSTADHTLDALGLRCPEPVMMVRKTVRNMQVGETLAIVADDPATTRDIPGFCTFMEHELVAQETGSLPYRYLIRKGH
- a CDS encoding PLP-dependent aminotransferase family protein, coding for MTTPLPFELTGITLAPGRKRSQQLYLALRELIISQPESGGSKLPATRELATMLNISRNTAIIAYERLCADGLLETRTGDGTYITLMHKAKSAHGILPALPSDAPLHDGMNLAIAARFNRHVVHTDQPRAFRIGLPALDCFPFETWSRLQNRFWRREPVAYMGYGDPAGDKQLRELIANYLRNARGLKCDPAQVLVTLGAQQAIMVCAAMLLNTGDEVVIENPCYWAAAGAFSCLGVHINPLGVDDEGMMTQGLAAIPRAKMAYVCPSCQYPLGVTMSLSRRLELLNWATERQAWIIEDDYDGEYRYNGTPLMPLAALDESHRVIYIGSFSKVMYPGLRLGYLIAPPQLADKLTLLRTLSTRQPPMNDQRVMADFIAEGHFQPHIRKMRKVSRARRDALLTAWRAQLLHIGDMPEVSSGLQVTVRLTSAEQEQLLVARALAANIEITPLSSLWLPHATEDDNHYGLILGFAGISENEIITAVQRLKAVWPDEAEMAFARRRGTLMCRSKA
- a CDS encoding MFS transporter; translated protein: MSSFVSPSASRDADATTAMKWLPLLVLCLAQLSTSGDNATLSIATGALVADLHASMDLVNIANAMYSLAAGSLMVAAGMIGLIVGWKKTFRIGCGLLFLAELTAYFSPNMEVFTYGARLLSGVGGSFMIPSVLGIIASNYKGPQQAVAFGAIGAASGVSFAAGPIICGLLVDHLGWRAAFAAIAGLCIVIFAGSFLVPTPAKPERKVTFDLPGVLLTVIGLFSLILGFLKVSSWGLITPFNAPFTVMGISPAPVLVVFGLIVLAIMLKWERYREEKVGSALIPLSFLRTPQVRNGLYLTAFIFLAYGSGIFVTVSFVQVVAGLNGIETGLLILPFALGVVIFSLGLPVVYKNANPKRMCQLALLIGTLGSVLCIFGFEPSDFSFIVPVGMCLIGVSMGIVSAYSSYIVTSGLPSRDAQQSGGVQATSRNVGQAIGVAVCGMVMLTAITMSVQDAARSDTQLSSDTRTKVADITVIPYLSDSAFSKLMLDHGINQTDVAPLTTVYKTARLNATRAGMVATAIMTLLFLFGTRNLPTRTKGNQNDDASDDKKKTAVR
- a CDS encoding amidohydrolase, with the translated sequence MTTDAIVIYQAKKIITMCPSLPEATHVAVRGDRILSVGSLEELEGFGDYTLDTTFADKVLMPGLIEAHSHATGGGMWQFPYVGYYDRPDYTGKVWKGCRSFDDVVATLQAIERTMTDPNEPLIAWGVDPIYFGSEKLGREHLDRVSTTRPVAVIHMSIHLMGANTAALHDCGIFDDCTIEGVVKNADGTLHGELVEFAAMGPILNKYGFWDALTTETAIRNFGQEAFRAGCTSAADMGLTDFNNPELAANYIRMTRENSFPIRLLVAYGPPFVKKPFVEAVEFAADMMKHGHEKMIFGPMKIFLDGSIQGGSGRMLSPGYYKTGANGAWNATPEQVDQQVYEIMSRGYQVHCHCNGDEASEAFIQAVEKTLNRIPAANHRATMQHAQMLREDQFKRIKSLGMCVNFFSNHIYYWGDQHYAKTMGPERANRMDACGSAVRHQIPFAFHSDCGITPVNPLFTGWCAVNRVTASGRVLGEREKISVADALHAMTVGAAYTMKLDHLIGSIECGKYADFTVLEQDPLAVEPMKLKDIGVWGTVLGGRVQPIPR
- a CDS encoding 7-cyano-7-deazaguanine/7-aminomethyl-7-deazaguanine transporter, which encodes MMQFTSAQRMKALVWLSLFHLLVIISSNYLVQLPISIFGFHTTWGAFSFPFIFLATDLTVRIFGAPLARRIIFAVMVPALLASYVISSLFYMGEWQGFGALAHFNLFVARIAAASFMAYALGQILDVHVFNRLRQNHRWWMAPTASTLFGNVSDTLAFFFIAFWRSSDPFMATHWVEIALVDYSFKVLISLIFFLPMYGVVLNILLKRLTDKSDFSALQAG